One Syntrophobacterales bacterium genomic region harbors:
- a CDS encoding amidase, translating into MDRPLSALSLIDAVKGIAEKRFTSEEYTQALLARISLYDEEIRVWAWFDPEAALTAARISDRRLKGGEAPGPLQGIPVGVKDIFATAGVPTEMGSAAFAGNIPEKSARVVERLQEQGAFVMGKTVTAECAFYAPGKTRNPWNILHTPGGSSSGSAAAVAAGFVPAAIGTQTNGSVIRPAAFCGIVGFKPTQGVIPVEGALTFSHTLDQPGVFTRSVADAAWFAASLSAENAHISPAVVKRGAAPFLAAVKTPVWEQADEHARQNFQNTIEKLRTGGAHVEECELPESFELAQGTIQTLMAAEAAFNMEELALQHAPLLSATLRDIIAKGAKIGVVAYQRALSQRLCLRDELRLFLARFDAIITPPATGEAPATLAQTGNPAFCSIWSLCGVPAVTIPTGQGPLGLPLGLQIVGAAGNDDLVLSTALWCEERLPFPVWAPFHASGNDVC; encoded by the coding sequence ATGGATAGACCGCTTTCCGCCTTGAGCCTGATTGACGCGGTTAAGGGAATTGCGGAAAAGCGTTTCACCTCCGAAGAATACACGCAGGCGTTGCTTGCGAGAATTAGCCTTTATGACGAAGAAATCCGCGTCTGGGCTTGGTTTGATCCCGAGGCGGCGCTCACAGCCGCCCGTATTTCCGATCGCCGCCTCAAGGGGGGGGAGGCGCCCGGCCCGCTGCAGGGGATACCCGTCGGGGTGAAGGATATCTTCGCTACTGCCGGAGTGCCGACGGAAATGGGTTCTGCGGCATTCGCCGGCAATATTCCTGAAAAATCGGCCCGCGTGGTGGAACGACTCCAGGAGCAGGGCGCCTTTGTAATGGGAAAGACCGTTACCGCGGAGTGTGCCTTTTACGCGCCCGGCAAGACTCGCAATCCCTGGAACATACTCCATACGCCGGGCGGCTCTTCCAGTGGCTCGGCGGCGGCAGTTGCCGCCGGTTTTGTCCCCGCCGCCATCGGAACGCAGACCAACGGCTCCGTCATCCGCCCCGCCGCTTTTTGCGGGATAGTGGGCTTCAAACCGACCCAGGGGGTTATCCCGGTAGAGGGGGCGCTGACATTCAGCCACACGCTGGATCAGCCGGGCGTATTTACCCGCAGCGTCGCAGATGCCGCCTGGTTTGCGGCTTCACTGTCCGCCGAAAATGCACACATCTCCCCCGCCGTAGTCAAACGCGGCGCCGCGCCGTTTTTGGCGGCAGTAAAGACCCCAGTCTGGGAGCAGGCCGACGAACACGCCCGGCAAAATTTTCAAAACACCATCGAAAAATTGCGAACAGGCGGCGCCCATGTTGAAGAGTGTGAACTGCCGGAGAGCTTTGAGCTTGCGCAAGGAACAATCCAGACGCTCATGGCGGCCGAAGCGGCCTTTAACATGGAGGAACTTGCCCTTCAGCATGCCCCGCTTTTGAGCGCAACCCTGCGGGACATCATTGCCAAAGGAGCAAAGATCGGGGTTGTTGCCTATCAGCGGGCCCTTTCCCAGCGCCTTTGCCTCCGCGATGAACTGAGGCTTTTTCTTGCCCGGTTCGACGCCATCATTACCCCGCCCGCAACAGGCGAGGCGCCGGCCACCCTTGCCCAGACGGGCAACCCCGCCTTCTGCTCCATCTGGAGTCTCTGCGGCGTTCCGGCAGTCACCATCCCGACGGGCCAAGGTCCCCTGGGCCTGCCCCTGGGTTTGCAGATTGTCGGCGCCGCGGGGAATGACGATCTTGTCTTGTCCACGGCCCTGTGGTGCGAAGAGCGGCTGCCCTTTCCCGTCTGGGCTCCTTTCCATGCAAGCGGTAATGATGTATGTTGA
- a CDS encoding Gfo/Idh/MocA family oxidoreductase, whose translation MSLHAKLQQLAANHQAIRVGLIGAGKFGSMYLAQLPNIPGVHLVGIADLSPAGAKRNLARVGWKEQQSAAPSLDDALKTGLTCISEDWEALVKHPALDVIVECTGQPLAAVEHCLLAFRHGKHVVNVTVEADAFCGPLLARKAAEAGVVYSLAFGDQPALICDLVDWARTCGFPVVAAGRGHKWLPHFNQSTPDTVWGYYGLTPEQAARGGLNPKMFNSFLDGSKPAIESAAVANATGLSVPSNGLLYPPASVEDIPYVTRPISEGGVLEKKGMVEVISSLEVDGRKIPYDIRMGVWVTVEAETEYIKNCFEEYNAHTDPSGRYFTLYKRWHLIGLEVGMSVASVALRREATGSAECWNADVAATAKSDLQPGTILDGEGGYTVWGKLLPAEKSVALGGLPLGLAHDVKVIRPVKQGQMLCWDDVAMDETTRAYKLRRELEKLFA comes from the coding sequence ATGAGTCTGCATGCAAAACTGCAACAACTCGCCGCCAATCATCAAGCAATCCGTGTGGGACTAATCGGCGCCGGCAAGTTTGGTTCTATGTACCTGGCGCAACTGCCCAATATCCCCGGCGTTCATTTGGTCGGCATCGCCGATCTCTCGCCCGCAGGGGCCAAACGCAACCTGGCGCGCGTTGGCTGGAAGGAGCAGCAATCCGCTGCTCCTTCCCTCGATGACGCGCTAAAAACGGGGCTCACCTGCATTTCCGAAGATTGGGAGGCGCTGGTCAAACATCCGGCCCTTGACGTCATCGTTGAATGCACGGGACAGCCACTCGCCGCGGTTGAACACTGCCTGCTCGCTTTCAGGCATGGCAAACACGTCGTCAACGTGACAGTCGAAGCCGATGCCTTTTGCGGTCCCCTGCTCGCCCGGAAGGCTGCGGAAGCGGGGGTGGTCTATTCACTGGCCTTCGGCGATCAGCCGGCCCTGATTTGCGATTTGGTGGATTGGGCAAGGACGTGCGGTTTTCCGGTTGTTGCCGCCGGTCGCGGCCATAAGTGGCTCCCCCACTTCAATCAATCCACGCCCGATACCGTCTGGGGCTATTACGGGCTCACGCCGGAGCAGGCGGCGCGGGGCGGCTTGAACCCGAAGATGTTCAACAGTTTTCTGGATGGCTCTAAACCTGCCATTGAGAGCGCCGCCGTCGCCAATGCCACCGGATTGTCTGTGCCCAGCAATGGCTTGCTTTACCCTCCGGCCAGCGTTGAGGATATTCCCTATGTAACCCGCCCGATTTCCGAGGGCGGCGTTCTGGAAAAAAAGGGAATGGTCGAAGTCATTTCCTCGCTGGAGGTGGACGGCAGAAAGATCCCCTATGACATCCGCATGGGTGTTTGGGTGACAGTGGAGGCCGAGACAGAATACATCAAAAACTGTTTTGAGGAATACAACGCCCATACGGATCCCAGTGGAAGATATTTCACCCTCTATAAGCGCTGGCATCTGATCGGCCTGGAGGTTGGCATGTCGGTGGCGAGCGTGGCGTTGCGCAGGGAGGCAACGGGCTCAGCCGAATGCTGGAATGCCGATGTGGCGGCAACCGCCAAAAGCGATCTGCAGCCGGGAACTATCCTCGATGGTGAAGGCGGTTACACCGTCTGGGGGAAATTGCTGCCGGCCGAAAAATCGGTCGCCCTGGGCGGATTGCCCTTGGGACTCGCCCATGACGTCAAAGTCATCCGTCCGGTTAAGCAAGGCCAGATGCTCTGCTGGGATGATGTAGCGATGGATGAGACAACGCGTGCCTACAAGCTTCGTCGGGAGCTGGAAAAACTATTTGCATAG